The Liquorilactobacillus nagelii DSM 13675 DNA window CGCAACCAACACTCATGAAGTAAAGGAGGAAATTACCATGGCTGATCCATTTGGATTTATGAAGTATCCCCGAAAAACTAATCCTTATCGTGAGGTGAAGGAACGCATCAAAGATTTTGCAGAGATGCAGCTGCCTTTGAGTGATGAAGAACGGCGCAAACAAGCGGCACGATGTATGAATTGTGGGGTTCCCCATTGTCATGCTGGTTTTTTCTATGCTGGTGGTCGAGCTGTTAGTGGCTGTCCTAATGACAATCTGATTCCTGAATGGAATGACTTGATTTATCGCCAAGAAGATAAACGAGCTTTTGAACGATTGACTAAAACGAATCCTTTACCAGAGTTCACCGGACGAGTCTGCCCAGCTCCTTGTGAAGTAGCTTGTAATGAAGCGCTCAACGGGAAAGGAATCACGATTAAAGATAATGAACGATTTATTATTGAACAGGGATTTAAGTTTGATTGGGTGATTGATAGCGGAATGCCACAGCATCGAAATGGAATTAAAGTTGCGATTGTTGGCAGCGGTCCAGCTGGTTTATCTGCTGCTTGGCAATTAAACAAGTTTGGTTTTGATGTAACGGTTTATGAACGCGATGACCGCCCAGGTGGGTTAACTATGTATGGCATTCCAAATATGAAATTGCCCAAAGAAATCGTTGCTCGGCGAATTACGACCATGGAAGCAGTTGGAATTAAATTTGTGGTTAATACAGAAGTCGGTGTTGATATCACTGCAAAAGAACTTAAAGATCAATATCAGAGGGTTATTTTAACCGTTGGAGCCCGAGCAGCACGTGATTTAGCGGTGCCTGGTCGTAATCTGAAGGGAATAATGCAAGCTGTCGACTTTTTAACCCAAGCAACTAAAGAGGTTTTGCAAGATGGAATTAAGGCCAATCGGTTGTTAGCTGGGAAAAAAGTAGTTGTAATTGGTGGCGGTGATACCGGTAACGATTGTATTGCAACTGCTGTTCGCCAAGGAGCTGCAGAAATTCAACAGTTAGAGATAACTCGACAACCACCTAAAGAACGGCTTGCTAGCAATCCTTGGCCGCAGTGGCCGATGGTTGCCAAAACGGGTTACGGACAACAAGAAGCTCAAGAAGTATTGGGTCAGCCATTAACTGCTTATGAAACAACAGCCATTAGTTTTAGTGGCAAAAATGGTCAAGTAACTAAAATGACGACTAGCAAAGCACGGTTATTTAAGCCGGTTGTAGGCACAGAACATGATCAGCCGGTTGACTTAGTATTATTAGCAATGGGTTTTACCGGTCCACAGCAAACGGTTTTAGATGCATTTGGAGTTACAAAGATTAACAATGATTATTCAACGAATGAAGAAAGTGTCTTTGTGGCTGGTGATGCTCGGCGTGGCCCAAGTCTAGTTATTTGGGGAATCTATGAGGGAAGAATGGCTGCTGAGCAAGTAGCTCGTTCATGTGAAGTTCGCTTATAATCTTTTCTTGAAAAATCTTTAAGAAGCGGTACTGTGCGTTTTTGTGCAGTACCGTTTTTTTGAGGTGAACTATATGGCTATTTATTTAACCAAGCTGAGCCCAATATGAAGCGAATTTTAAAAAGTCAATTGGACATATTTGTAGGGGATTTGTAACTTCTAAGCAAAAACAGTTGAGGAATTATTAGTAGCATTGCAAAGCAACATACATCGTAAGCTATTAGAAGACGGCTTGATAAGTTACAAGAGTGAAGTAATGCTATGTCCGTGCTCTTTAAATGAATTTAGAAATATCTAAAGCGATGAGCTATTATGGAATAAAATTATTGGCGGAAGAAACCAAAAAATGCAAGAATTGATGTATTTGGCTAACATTAGATGTAAATAATCAATATAGCTTCTTGAAAGTAGCTAGAATTCTTAACAATGTTCGGGTTCTTTGAAAAGCCTATTCTTTTTTTGTAGAGGTCTCGAAATTTTAGCTGCTAGTTTATTGCAGCTGCTGTTTAAGTTCTGTAAACCATTTAAAATATTGTTGCGCAAAATAATTTTCTTTGGCATAAATAAAATATAGATCATGGGCAATTGTCCCGCGTTCAAGCGGTAGTTGTTTAATTGTCCCAGCTGCTAACTCTTTTTTGATTAATAAGCGATAGAGAAAACTAATTCCTGATCCGGCACAGACCAATTGGCGAATTAAGGTTGGTTCAGAAATGGTAATTAACTGCTTAAAGTCATTTAAACTGATGTTTTCTTTTTGTGCCAAAGCAGTTAACAAGGTTCGTGATCCAGATCCGGGTTCGCGAATTAGCAGCGGGTAGGCCGCTAAATCGTTCCAACTAACAATTTTCTTTCTTGCTAAGGGATGAGTCGGGCTGCAAATGGGAATGAATTCTTCTTGGCTGAGGATATGATATGAAAATTTAGCTTTATTAAAATTACCTTCAATAATGCCAAAGTCCATTTTTCCAAGTTCGATTTGTTGTAAAATGTGCTGTGTATTTTCAGCTAAACAACTAATTTTTTGCAAATCATTTTTTAGTTGCAACAATTCAATCAACTGACTACCAAAAACTTCACCTAATGAACGAGTGATTCCGAATTGAATCTCGTGTTTTTGGTGATCATCTTGTAAAATCTCCATTAACTGTGTTGTTTGCGAACGCATTCGGGTAAGAAAAACTGCTAATTTTTCGCCAGCAGGTGTAAGTTTCAGATAAGGACGCTGATAATCAACTAATTTGATTTCTAATTGATTTTCAAGCCGTTGAATTTGTTGGGTGACAGCTGGTTGAGAAATGAAAAGCTTAGCCGCTGTTTTAGTATAAGAAAGGGTTTCGCTTAAAATTAAAAAAGTTTGATATTCAGCAGTTATCATCGCAAGCTCCCATAAGTATTCATTATATTACTATAATAAATCATAATTTTATTTTATGAATGATAGTTAGTATTATTAAAACATTACTTGGGAGGGAATACTAGTGAAGTTTTCAACAGTTTTAAAAACAAAGAGTTTTTGGTTAGCAACTGCGATGACACTGATTTGTGCTGTAATTGGTAGTTTGTTAGCACAATTGCCATATTTTTCATTATTTGGAGCTTTAATTATTGCTTTGATTTTAGGGATGATATTTCAAACAGCAGGAACTTTAAAGAGTCAGGCTGGAATTGGAATTGGCTTTATTTCAAATAAGTTTTTGCGTTTAGGAATTATTTTATTAGGATTTAAGCTAAATTTAATTCAATTGGCACAAGCGGGAATTAAAACGATTCTGTTGGCGGTGGTCGTGGTTAGTGGAA harbors:
- a CDS encoding glutamate synthase subunit beta, whose translation is MADPFGFMKYPRKTNPYREVKERIKDFAEMQLPLSDEERRKQAARCMNCGVPHCHAGFFYAGGRAVSGCPNDNLIPEWNDLIYRQEDKRAFERLTKTNPLPEFTGRVCPAPCEVACNEALNGKGITIKDNERFIIEQGFKFDWVIDSGMPQHRNGIKVAIVGSGPAGLSAAWQLNKFGFDVTVYERDDRPGGLTMYGIPNMKLPKEIVARRITTMEAVGIKFVVNTEVGVDITAKELKDQYQRVILTVGARAARDLAVPGRNLKGIMQAVDFLTQATKEVLQDGIKANRLLAGKKVVVIGGGDTGNDCIATAVRQGAAEIQQLEITRQPPKERLASNPWPQWPMVAKTGYGQQEAQEVLGQPLTAYETTAISFSGKNGQVTKMTTSKARLFKPVVGTEHDQPVDLVLLAMGFTGPQQTVLDAFGVTKINNDYSTNEESVFVAGDARRGPSLVIWGIYEGRMAAEQVARSCEVRL
- a CDS encoding LysR family transcriptional regulator; this translates as MITAEYQTFLILSETLSYTKTAAKLFISQPAVTQQIQRLENQLEIKLVDYQRPYLKLTPAGEKLAVFLTRMRSQTTQLMEILQDDHQKHEIQFGITRSLGEVFGSQLIELLQLKNDLQKISCLAENTQHILQQIELGKMDFGIIEGNFNKAKFSYHILSQEEFIPICSPTHPLARKKIVSWNDLAAYPLLIREPGSGSRTLLTALAQKENISLNDFKQLITISEPTLIRQLVCAGSGISFLYRLLIKKELAAGTIKQLPLERGTIAHDLYFIYAKENYFAQQYFKWFTELKQQLQ